A genome region from Natronosalvus rutilus includes the following:
- a CDS encoding PPOX class F420-dependent oxidoreductase, which produces MASIPTDFHDMFEKQTFAHVATLLPDGAPHVTPVWVDYDADADRLLVNTERDRRKTKNARNDSRIAISMTDPDNPYRMLSVTGEVDEVTTDGAREHINELAQRYMGEDEYPNPIQSERVIISIKPEHVSSFEG; this is translated from the coding sequence ATGGCATCGATACCGACCGACTTCCACGACATGTTCGAGAAGCAAACGTTCGCCCACGTCGCCACCCTGCTCCCGGACGGGGCGCCCCACGTTACGCCGGTGTGGGTCGACTACGACGCCGACGCGGATCGCCTGCTGGTGAACACTGAACGCGACCGACGCAAGACGAAGAACGCTCGAAACGACTCGCGGATCGCGATCAGCATGACCGACCCGGACAACCCCTATCGGATGCTGTCGGTGACGGGCGAAGTCGACGAGGTCACGACGGACGGTGCGCGCGAGCACATCAACGAACTGGCCCAGCGATACATGGGCGAGGACGAGTATCCGAACCCGATTCAGTCCGAACGCGTCATCATCTCGATCAAACCCGAACACGTCAGCAGTTTCGAAGGGTAG
- the rpl12p gene encoding 50S ribosomal protein P1, which produces MEYIYAALILHEADREISEESVTDVLEAAGVDVEESRVKALVAALEDVDVAEAVAEAAVGAPASAAATAETEEPEEEADEEPEEEEPEDEDEDVSGEGLGELFG; this is translated from the coding sequence ATGGAATACATATACGCAGCTCTCATTCTGCACGAAGCCGATCGAGAGATTTCCGAAGAGAGCGTGACCGACGTTCTGGAGGCCGCCGGCGTCGACGTCGAGGAGTCTCGCGTCAAGGCGCTCGTCGCCGCGCTCGAGGACGTGGACGTCGCGGAAGCCGTTGCCGAGGCGGCCGTTGGCGCGCCGGCGTCCGCCGCCGCTACCGCCGAGACAGAAGAACCGGAGGAGGAGGCGGACGAGGAACCCGAAGAAGAAGAGCCCGAAGATGAGGACGAAGACGTGTCGGGCGAAGGGCTCGGGGAGCTGTTCGGGTAG
- a CDS encoding TIGR00341 family protein — MRLVQVFVPQGDRELVLETADRTGVDYAVSEETSRGEFEAVVSIPVPPAAVEPLLSSFRSAGLAEDSYIVVTAAETIVSNRTTELTGRFGATRISREELQARAEDLAPATSTYVILLVVSTIISTAGLLLDSAATIIGAMVVAPLMGPALAASVGVVVDEDELATRGVVLQVGGLAAAIVTAALVGWLLRGTVLLPPGLDITTIPQVRERITPNALALFLALGSGVAGVISLTRNVGSVLVGVAIAVALVPPAATAGLGIAWGSPMVVVTAGTLVLVNLLSINLTALILLWISGYRPQQTANIERVYGRLRSRVVVLVVAIAVLSVVLGAVTYGTYQSATVEHDIQSELETMSDDPAFAELQFREIDVDYEPHDVYTGTQPSVTVLVERPPGEQEPDDFADRVRDRLESATGVDLQVIVELVDMQRSG, encoded by the coding sequence ATGCGTCTCGTGCAAGTTTTCGTGCCACAGGGAGATAGAGAACTCGTCCTCGAGACGGCGGATAGGACGGGCGTTGACTATGCCGTCTCCGAGGAAACGAGCCGCGGAGAATTTGAGGCGGTGGTCTCGATCCCCGTACCGCCGGCCGCCGTCGAACCACTCCTCTCGTCGTTTCGATCCGCCGGTCTCGCTGAGGACTCGTACATCGTTGTCACGGCCGCAGAAACGATTGTCTCGAACCGAACGACCGAACTCACCGGGAGGTTTGGCGCGACCAGGATCTCGCGGGAGGAACTACAGGCGCGTGCGGAAGACCTCGCGCCCGCCACTTCGACGTACGTCATCTTGCTTGTCGTGAGTACGATCATCTCGACCGCCGGGCTGTTGCTCGATTCCGCCGCGACGATCATCGGTGCGATGGTCGTTGCTCCGTTGATGGGGCCGGCGCTCGCGGCGAGCGTCGGTGTCGTTGTCGACGAGGACGAACTCGCTACTCGCGGTGTCGTCCTTCAGGTGGGTGGACTCGCGGCTGCGATCGTGACAGCAGCATTGGTCGGCTGGCTGCTTAGAGGGACGGTACTGCTCCCGCCTGGGCTCGACATCACGACGATTCCCCAGGTCAGAGAGCGGATCACCCCCAACGCTCTTGCGCTCTTTCTCGCACTCGGCTCTGGTGTCGCCGGGGTCATTAGTCTCACTCGCAATGTCGGCTCGGTTCTCGTCGGCGTCGCCATCGCCGTCGCACTCGTCCCACCCGCCGCGACCGCCGGGCTCGGAATCGCCTGGGGATCCCCCATGGTCGTCGTCACCGCCGGGACGCTCGTCCTCGTCAACTTACTCTCGATCAACCTCACCGCACTGATCTTGCTCTGGATCTCTGGCTATCGCCCCCAACAAACGGCGAACATCGAGCGCGTCTATGGCCGGTTACGGTCACGCGTCGTCGTTCTCGTCGTCGCGATTGCCGTGCTCTCGGTCGTTCTCGGCGCCGTCACCTACGGGACTTACCAGTCCGCCACGGTCGAACACGATATCCAATCCGAACTGGAAACGATGAGCGACGATCCTGCTTTCGCGGAGCTGCAGTTCCGCGAGATCGATGTCGACTACGAACCCCACGATGTCTACACCGGTACCCAACCGTCGGTGACGGTGCTCGTCGAACGGCCACCAGGCGAGCAAGAACCCGACGACTTCGCCGATCGAGTGCGCGACCGCCTGGAATCTGCGACCGGCGTCGACCTCCAGGTCATCGTGGAATTGGTCGACATGCAACGGAGCGGTTGA
- a CDS encoding SLC13 family permease: MLSSVCAPLAQEPTVQPELTTDILVVLGVVVLALVLFLTERLPIDVTAILLIVVLAVLEPWTGVDPSTGISGFANDATITVLAMLILSGGIARTGLVQELGHRMAAFAGDSIRKQLFVTVLATSPASGFLNNTPVVALLVPVVTDIANRGNTSPSKLLIPLSYASQVGGMLTLIGTSTNILASDISARLGADYPELHRFSMFEFTQLGVIVVLTGGLYLIFVGHYLLPERIPPQADYVAEYKVGDYIADVEIIADSPLVGGTVADATELLGPEVDVVQIVHGGDRLVAPRQETRIEEGDVLVVRTDRDAITMLEGVAAVELVGNPQSAAEIEPADSEGILTELVVSLDSQLVGERLDPEHFREEFNAAVLGLRHRGELVAERIVGRRLEVGDTLLVQAPPETLDRLSRGDDVIVAREPPRREYRSDKAPIAVAIMIGVVAVAALELYPILLSALAGVVAMVVTGVLEPNELYDAVEWDIIFLLAGVIPLGIALEQTGAAAYLAFLVVSTAGFLPTLVVLWLFYIVTGLITELVSNNASVVLMIPVAVAAAAAIGANPLAFVFAVTFAASTTFLGPIGYQTNLFVYGPGGYRFTDYFRVGAPLQLLLSVVTVLGIAFFWGV; the protein is encoded by the coding sequence ATGTTGAGTTCCGTCTGCGCGCCGCTCGCCCAAGAGCCCACGGTACAGCCGGAGCTCACGACGGACATCCTCGTTGTGCTGGGCGTCGTCGTGCTCGCGCTCGTGCTCTTTCTCACCGAGCGGTTACCGATTGATGTGACCGCAATCCTGCTCATCGTCGTCCTCGCTGTGCTGGAGCCATGGACGGGCGTCGATCCGAGCACCGGCATCTCGGGGTTCGCCAACGACGCGACAATCACGGTGTTGGCGATGCTCATCCTGAGCGGCGGCATCGCCCGTACTGGACTCGTCCAGGAACTCGGTCATCGGATGGCAGCGTTCGCAGGCGACAGCATTCGGAAACAGCTGTTTGTCACTGTCCTCGCCACAAGCCCGGCTTCCGGGTTTCTCAACAACACGCCCGTCGTTGCATTGCTTGTTCCCGTCGTGACTGACATCGCAAACCGAGGAAATACCTCTCCATCAAAGCTGCTCATCCCGCTCTCGTACGCTTCGCAGGTCGGCGGCATGCTCACCCTCATCGGGACCTCCACGAACATCCTCGCTAGCGACATCAGCGCCCGTCTCGGGGCCGATTACCCCGAGCTCCACCGATTCTCGATGTTCGAGTTCACCCAACTTGGCGTGATCGTCGTCCTCACCGGGGGCCTCTACCTGATCTTTGTCGGACACTATCTCTTACCCGAGCGCATACCGCCGCAGGCGGACTACGTCGCTGAATACAAGGTCGGTGACTACATCGCCGACGTAGAGATCATCGCTGACTCGCCGCTCGTCGGGGGGACGGTGGCCGACGCGACCGAACTGCTCGGTCCCGAGGTTGACGTCGTCCAGATTGTCCACGGTGGGGATCGGTTGGTCGCCCCCCGTCAGGAGACCCGTATCGAGGAGGGCGACGTACTCGTGGTCCGCACGGATCGAGACGCGATTACGATGCTCGAGGGCGTCGCAGCTGTCGAACTCGTCGGCAATCCGCAATCGGCCGCAGAAATCGAGCCAGCCGACTCAGAGGGCATACTCACCGAATTGGTCGTCTCGCTCGACTCGCAGCTCGTCGGAGAACGACTGGATCCCGAGCACTTCCGCGAGGAGTTCAACGCAGCCGTACTCGGCCTGCGTCACCGTGGAGAACTCGTCGCAGAGCGAATCGTCGGACGGCGCCTGGAGGTCGGCGATACGCTCCTCGTACAGGCGCCGCCGGAAACGTTGGATCGCCTCTCCAGAGGCGACGACGTGATCGTCGCTCGGGAACCACCCCGGCGCGAGTACCGTTCAGACAAAGCGCCGATCGCCGTCGCAATCATGATCGGCGTCGTCGCCGTCGCCGCACTGGAACTCTACCCCATCCTGCTCTCGGCGCTTGCGGGCGTTGTTGCGATGGTCGTCACCGGCGTCCTCGAGCCGAACGAGCTGTACGACGCCGTCGAGTGGGACATCATCTTCCTGTTGGCGGGCGTCATCCCGCTGGGGATCGCCCTCGAGCAAACCGGCGCAGCCGCGTATCTCGCTTTCTTGGTCGTCTCAACCGCGGGCTTCCTCCCTACGCTCGTCGTGCTATGGTTGTTCTACATCGTGACCGGCCTTATCACCGAGCTGGTCAGCAACAACGCAAGCGTCGTCCTCATGATTCCGGTTGCGGTGGCCGCGGCAGCGGCCATCGGTGCGAATCCGCTCGCGTTCGTCTTCGCGGTCACCTTTGCCGCCAGTACTACCTTCCTGGGTCCCATCGGCTACCAGACGAACCTGTTCGTCTACGGTCCGGGCGGCTATCGGTTCACCGACTACTTCCGGGTCGGCGCACCCCTACAGTTGCTTCTCTCGGTCGTAACCGTGCTCGGCATCGCGTTCTTCTGGGGAGTTTGA
- a CDS encoding NAD(P)/FAD-dependent oxidoreductase: MERTVIIGGGDAGLIAAAYLERADETDVLLVSEREYHVFSFLLYDVITGTPLRRARLDIPSTFREKDVTFVRGLVEGIDATENRIDLRSGSLHFDTLLIAVGGVTAYNIDDRRHVFDIRTDAREIQSAVNSPNIRDVVVVGGGPVGVETTAALSSVADTDVTLVTSSRRLLPDFPPRASRIADRELRRRARLKTGTQVMEVTENGVVLDGDDTELNDLTVWAGGVRPNPVIENFGLARNECGLRVDSHLRCLDTNNVYAAGDVVDYPEKMKDGFSAGLEARAAAKNLLRGLRGQRPIEHDVRWHPRIVDLGGGNALLSVNGMVYHGRGPAFVRAVAVKGYPFYWKSRY; encoded by the coding sequence ATGGAGCGAACAGTCATCATAGGCGGTGGGGACGCAGGACTGATCGCCGCGGCGTACTTAGAGCGAGCAGACGAGACCGACGTACTCCTCGTCTCTGAACGCGAGTACCACGTGTTCTCGTTTCTCCTCTACGACGTGATTACTGGAACGCCGCTTCGGCGAGCGCGTCTGGACATTCCAAGTACGTTCCGCGAGAAGGACGTGACCTTCGTTCGGGGCCTGGTCGAGGGTATAGACGCGACCGAGAATCGAATCGACCTCCGGAGTGGGTCGCTACATTTCGACACCCTCCTGATTGCCGTCGGCGGCGTGACGGCATACAACATCGACGACCGCAGGCACGTATTCGACATCAGGACCGACGCCCGAGAGATACAAAGCGCAGTGAACTCCCCGAACATCCGTGACGTTGTGGTCGTTGGCGGGGGACCAGTTGGCGTTGAGACCACTGCGGCGCTCTCGTCTGTTGCCGATACTGATGTAACTCTGGTAACGTCTAGTCGCCGTCTGCTCCCCGACTTCCCTCCGCGTGCCAGCAGAATTGCCGACCGGGAGTTACGACGGCGAGCCCGACTCAAAACGGGGACACAGGTAATGGAGGTGACTGAAAACGGCGTCGTGCTGGACGGTGACGATACCGAACTGAACGACTTGACTGTCTGGGCTGGTGGGGTACGGCCGAACCCCGTGATCGAGAACTTTGGCCTCGCACGAAACGAGTGCGGACTGCGCGTCGATTCGCATCTGCGTTGTCTCGACACCAACAACGTGTACGCCGCAGGTGACGTCGTCGATTACCCGGAGAAGATGAAGGACGGCTTTTCCGCCGGACTTGAAGCCAGAGCAGCTGCAAAGAACCTCCTCCGAGGACTTCGAGGCCAACGACCGATCGAACACGACGTCCGGTGGCATCCGAGAATTGTGGACCTCGGCGGGGGTAATGCTCTCCTCTCGGTGAACGGGATGGTCTATCACGGCCGAGGACCTGCGTTCGTACGAGCCGTCGCCGTCAAGGGGTATCCATTCTACTGGAAGAGTCGGTACTGA
- a CDS encoding PAS domain-containing sensor histidine kinase, giving the protein MSERAEASETTFWGDTDDTEALQHYRTLINTIDDGIYRLDAEGRLVSVNDVIAEIAGYTREDLLGEHVSVLFGGDSATIEREIDRLRANASNQSELLELIMETAEGERIRCEVRVNVLDVGDTAQGTVGIVREIGERKQTDRGATEATFRRLFENVPGNYLIVQPGDYEIVAVSDAYLDATMTDRAEIMGKTLFEIFPNHPDNPADGAENLRESLERVIEDGEADTMPVTHYPIPDRESGGDEFEERWWNPINSPVFDTTGEIDYIIHSVEDITPIVQELQADGEQELLQDPDGAGSQLASDIVLRGQELLRQAKREAYEQLHESEERFRALVTTTSDVVFSANADWSEMHSLEGSGFLADTDEQGPSWVEKYVPPEDQPRVQKAIDEAIRTKRSIELEHRVIREDGTVTWISSRATPLLDENGEITRWLGAANDVTERVERERYFEDAKERLEAAAEAGAVGTWEWHIPDDNMVTGSSFAKKFGIDPDAATEGVSLDQFISAIHDDDRERVKRKVEDAIESGEEYEEEYRVWDADDELRWVVARGHVEYDDDGNPVTFPGALTDITERKQFERKLEKSNERLEQFAYAASHDLQEPLRMITSYLQLIERRYADELDEDAEEFIEFAIDGADRMRDMIEGLLKYSRVETRGDPFERVDLDAVLADVRTDLQMVTEESDAVITAESLPYVEGDPGQLRQVFQNLLSNAIEYSGDDPPQVDISAVRNGSEVIVSVTDEGIGIDPDDRERVFEVFQSLHAQDEHSGAGIGLALCKRIVERHGGDIWVESEPGEGATFSFTLPVASGDEA; this is encoded by the coding sequence ATGAGCGAACGGGCCGAGGCTTCTGAGACGACGTTCTGGGGGGATACGGATGACACCGAGGCCCTCCAGCACTATCGGACCCTCATCAATACGATCGACGATGGGATCTATCGACTCGACGCCGAAGGCCGCCTCGTCTCGGTCAACGACGTCATCGCCGAGATTGCCGGGTACACGCGTGAGGACCTGCTCGGCGAGCACGTGTCCGTGCTCTTCGGTGGTGACAGTGCGACGATCGAACGTGAGATCGACCGCCTCCGAGCGAACGCCTCCAATCAAAGCGAGTTACTCGAGCTCATCATGGAGACCGCCGAAGGGGAACGGATTCGCTGTGAAGTTCGGGTGAACGTGCTCGACGTAGGTGATACCGCGCAGGGAACAGTCGGAATCGTTCGCGAAATTGGCGAACGCAAACAGACGGACAGGGGAGCCACCGAAGCGACCTTTCGTCGACTGTTCGAGAACGTGCCCGGCAACTATCTTATCGTACAGCCCGGGGACTACGAAATCGTGGCCGTGAGCGATGCATATCTGGACGCGACGATGACCGATCGGGCGGAGATCATGGGGAAGACGTTGTTCGAGATCTTTCCGAACCACCCCGACAATCCGGCTGATGGCGCCGAGAACCTGCGCGAGTCGCTCGAGAGAGTAATAGAGGACGGGGAAGCGGACACCATGCCGGTAACGCACTATCCGATCCCCGACCGCGAGTCCGGTGGCGACGAATTCGAGGAGCGCTGGTGGAATCCGATCAATTCACCAGTATTTGACACGACTGGCGAAATCGACTACATCATCCACAGCGTCGAGGACATCACACCGATCGTCCAGGAACTCCAGGCAGACGGCGAGCAGGAACTGCTACAGGATCCAGACGGGGCGGGTTCACAGCTCGCATCGGACATCGTGCTGCGCGGACAGGAGTTACTACGACAAGCAAAGCGAGAAGCGTACGAACAACTGCACGAGAGCGAAGAACGCTTTCGCGCGTTGGTCACCACCACGTCGGATGTGGTGTTCAGTGCGAACGCAGACTGGAGCGAGATGCACAGTTTAGAGGGGTCTGGATTCCTCGCTGACACCGACGAGCAAGGGCCATCGTGGGTCGAAAAATACGTTCCGCCCGAAGACCAGCCGCGCGTTCAGAAAGCCATTGACGAAGCCATTCGCACGAAACGCAGCATCGAATTGGAACACCGGGTCATTCGTGAAGACGGCACAGTAACCTGGATCTCCTCTCGTGCTACACCGCTCCTGGATGAGAACGGCGAAATCACTCGTTGGCTGGGTGCGGCGAACGACGTAACCGAGCGAGTCGAACGTGAGCGCTATTTCGAGGATGCTAAAGAGCGACTGGAGGCGGCGGCCGAAGCCGGCGCCGTCGGGACATGGGAGTGGCATATTCCTGACGACAATATGGTCACGGGTTCGTCGTTCGCGAAGAAGTTCGGGATTGATCCCGACGCGGCCACTGAGGGCGTATCGCTCGACCAGTTCATCTCGGCCATCCACGACGACGATCGCGAGCGGGTCAAACGGAAGGTCGAGGACGCCATCGAATCGGGGGAAGAGTATGAAGAAGAGTACCGCGTCTGGGACGCCGATGACGAACTCCGGTGGGTAGTTGCGCGCGGTCACGTCGAGTACGACGACGACGGGAATCCAGTAACGTTCCCCGGTGCGCTGACCGATATCACTGAGCGCAAGCAGTTCGAGCGGAAACTCGAGAAATCCAACGAGCGTCTCGAACAGTTCGCCTACGCCGCCTCACACGACCTGCAAGAACCCCTCCGGATGATCACGAGCTATCTTCAGTTGATCGAGCGCCGCTACGCGGATGAACTCGACGAGGACGCTGAGGAGTTCATCGAGTTCGCCATCGACGGTGCCGACCGGATGCGTGACATGATCGAGGGGCTGCTCAAGTATTCACGGGTCGAAACGCGCGGCGATCCCTTCGAGCGGGTTGACCTGGACGCCGTTCTCGCGGACGTCCGCACGGATCTCCAGATGGTGACCGAGGAGAGCGATGCCGTGATCACGGCAGAGTCGCTGCCTTACGTCGAGGGTGACCCAGGGCAGTTACGCCAGGTATTCCAGAACCTGCTTTCTAACGCAATCGAGTACAGCGGCGACGACCCACCACAGGTAGATATTTCCGCTGTGCGGAACGGTTCGGAGGTAATCGTCTCAGTCACCGACGAGGGGATCGGCATCGACCCGGACGACAGAGAGCGTGTCTTCGAGGTGTTCCAGAGCCTGCATGCGCAAGACGAGCACTCGGGAGCGGGAATCGGCCTCGCGCTCTGTAAGCGCATTGTCGAGCGCCACGGTGGCGACATCTGGGTCGAGTCCGAACCGGGCGAAGGTGCGACCTTCTCGTTTACGCTCCCTGTTGCAAGCGGTGACGAGGCGTGA
- a CDS encoding DUF7557 family protein: MTRTIELDDDLAERMESHLEDDETLEEFIAELVAIYEQEGRFLQEGP; encoded by the coding sequence ATGACCCGCACGATCGAACTCGACGACGACCTCGCGGAGCGCATGGAAAGCCACCTCGAGGACGACGAAACGCTCGAGGAGTTCATCGCCGAACTGGTCGCGATCTACGAGCAGGAAGGACGATTCCTCCAAGAGGGACCTTAA
- a CDS encoding universal stress protein, whose translation MAPRILVAFDESSQATAALHHALSTYPDAEIHVLHVSDPREWSGTEGMDGFYSDDAYKISQESAERLLEEAIDIAAEYDADVTTSTTIGKASSSIVRYAEENDVDHVVLGSHGRRGLSRFLLGSVAERVSRRSPGSVTIIREPEAKKVA comes from the coding sequence ACCTCGAATCCTCGTCGCGTTCGATGAGTCGTCCCAGGCGACCGCCGCGTTGCACCACGCTCTGTCGACGTATCCCGACGCGGAGATCCACGTACTTCACGTTAGCGACCCTCGAGAATGGTCCGGCACCGAGGGAATGGATGGGTTCTACTCCGACGACGCCTACAAAATTTCGCAGGAATCCGCCGAGCGGTTGCTCGAGGAGGCGATCGATATCGCGGCGGAGTACGACGCGGACGTGACGACTAGCACGACGATTGGGAAGGCGTCGTCGTCCATCGTGCGCTACGCGGAAGAGAACGACGTCGACCACGTCGTACTCGGCAGCCACGGCCGCCGCGGGCTGTCGCGGTTCCTGCTCGGGAGCGTCGCCGAACGCGTCTCGCGTCGTTCGCCGGGGTCAGTGACGATCATTCGCGAACCGGAAGCGAAGAAGGTGGCCTGA